A DNA window from Bradyrhizobium sp. CCBAU 53421 contains the following coding sequences:
- the fliD gene encoding flagellar filament capping protein FliD — translation MTVSSATSSTSGTTSSSSASSASTVTTTGTTNSTSIDWSALIDAEVNAKLAAATSVTTTITANQAKITAYQSLQTELSTLATGLSSLSTSIINSIATNAFATRSATISSTGDVSASSALNMSVNSGSATGDHTLQITQLATAQKVIGASQPSTSTALGLSGTFSLGLAGGSSTAISITSGMSMQDIVDTINAQTSSTNVQASIVQVSSGSFEMVLTGTKDAADITYSSTSGDDILSKLGVTDTSGAFTDVLQKSQSAEFTLDGIALTRNTNDISDVLSGVTFDLLQPTPSGTSLNIGISTDTSQITSALQTFVTNYNAFRDQVIAQSAQNSDGTAASSAVLFGDSTMRDIMTQLQQMLSGSVGGMTMADLGLSFNENNELQLDTGTLSTVLTQNLAGVTQLLSAQTTTSSSQLNVVNTGTSPQSFTLDVTVDSTGTLTGASVGGDSSQFSVVGNSIIGNSGTIYAGMAFTYTGSTSQSITVTSTSGLASQLYQLAHTSSGTSGQLQTMITNLQSRDTDLQSQVSDIQSNAATFKAQLQVQYANYQAAIESANNTLGYLSALLNASSSK, via the coding sequence ATGACGGTCAGCAGCGCTACCTCGAGCACATCAGGCACGACGTCGTCCAGTTCCGCCAGTTCTGCCAGCACGGTCACCACGACCGGAACCACCAATTCGACCAGCATCGACTGGAGTGCCCTGATCGACGCCGAGGTCAACGCCAAGCTCGCGGCGGCGACCTCCGTCACGACGACGATCACCGCGAACCAGGCCAAGATCACGGCCTACCAATCCCTGCAGACCGAGCTGTCGACACTGGCCACCGGCCTGTCGTCGCTCAGCACGTCGATCATCAACTCGATCGCCACCAACGCGTTCGCCACGCGCTCGGCGACGATCTCATCCACCGGCGACGTCAGCGCGTCCTCGGCGCTCAACATGAGCGTCAACAGCGGCTCGGCGACCGGCGATCACACGCTCCAGATCACCCAGCTCGCGACCGCGCAGAAGGTGATCGGCGCTTCGCAGCCGAGCACGTCGACGGCGCTCGGCCTCTCCGGCACGTTTTCGCTGGGCCTTGCCGGCGGCAGCAGCACGGCGATCTCGATCACCAGCGGCATGTCGATGCAGGATATCGTCGACACCATCAACGCCCAGACCTCGAGCACCAATGTCCAGGCCTCCATCGTCCAGGTGTCGAGCGGGTCGTTTGAGATGGTGTTGACAGGGACCAAGGACGCCGCCGACATCACCTATTCGTCGACGTCAGGCGACGACATCCTGAGCAAGCTCGGCGTCACCGACACATCGGGGGCTTTCACCGACGTGCTGCAGAAGTCTCAGTCTGCCGAATTCACCCTCGACGGCATCGCACTGACCCGCAACACCAACGACATTTCCGACGTTCTCTCCGGTGTCACATTCGACCTGCTGCAGCCTACCCCGAGCGGCACCAGCCTGAACATCGGCATCTCGACCGACACCAGCCAGATCACGTCAGCGCTGCAAACCTTCGTCACCAACTACAATGCGTTTCGTGACCAGGTCATCGCGCAGTCCGCGCAGAATTCCGACGGCACGGCCGCATCGAGCGCGGTGCTGTTCGGCGACAGCACGATGCGCGATATCATGACCCAGCTCCAGCAGATGCTCAGCGGGTCGGTCGGCGGCATGACGATGGCGGACCTCGGCCTGTCCTTCAACGAGAACAACGAGCTGCAGCTCGATACCGGCACGCTCTCGACCGTGCTGACGCAGAATCTCGCCGGCGTCACCCAGCTGCTCTCGGCGCAGACGACCACCTCGTCCAGCCAGCTCAACGTGGTCAACACCGGCACGTCGCCGCAATCGTTCACGCTCGACGTGACGGTGGATTCGACCGGCACGCTGACCGGCGCCTCCGTCGGCGGCGACAGTTCCCAGTTCTCCGTGGTCGGCAACTCCATCATCGGCAATTCGGGCACGATCTACGCCGGGATGGCTTTCACCTATACCGGGTCGACCTCGCAATCGATCACCGTGACGTCGACGTCGGGGCTCGCGTCGCAACTCTATCAGCTCGCGCACACCAGCTCCGGGACCAGCGGTCAGCTGCAGACCATGATCACCAACCTGCAGTCGCGCGACACCGATCTGCAGTCCCAGGTCAGTGACATCCAGAGCAATGCGGCGACGTTCAAGGCGCAGCTGCAGGTTCAATACGCCAATTATCAGGCCGCCATCGAAAGCGCGAACAACACGCTGGGCTACCTGAGCGCCCTCCTGAACGCATCATCGAGTAAATAA
- the fliS gene encoding flagellar export chaperone FliS → MTQNATAYLANNAYRSAAVAVPPLKAVVMLCDGAITFLQKALDAHEAKRFEEGHVHLTRATAILRGLSHHLDVTRGGAMADRLFRTYNALIMACLRSYGRPHARENFRRIIASLTELRDAWKFVEATAGKAAKAKTLDRTLESAAGR, encoded by the coding sequence ATGACCCAGAATGCCACGGCCTACCTCGCCAACAATGCCTATCGATCCGCTGCGGTGGCGGTTCCGCCGTTGAAGGCGGTGGTGATGCTGTGCGACGGCGCCATCACGTTTCTGCAGAAGGCGCTGGATGCGCACGAGGCGAAGCGCTTCGAGGAAGGGCACGTCCACCTGACGCGGGCGACCGCGATCCTGCGTGGGCTGAGCCACCATCTCGACGTCACCCGCGGCGGGGCGATGGCCGATCGTCTTTTCCGAACCTACAACGCCCTGATCATGGCATGCCTGCGCTCCTATGGCCGGCCGCACGCCAGGGAGAATTTCCGGCGCATCATTGCCAGCCTGACCGAGCTCCGCGACGCCTGGAAGTTCGTCGAGGCAACCGCCGGCAAGGCCGCCAAGGCTAAAACGCTCGACAGGACGCTCGAATCAGCCGCCGGCCGTTGA
- a CDS encoding flagellar hook assembly protein FlgD — translation MTVSSATSAAASAASSSSTSASMGMSSTDFLNLLVSELQNQDPLNATSTTDFINQLTSYANFTEQQSTNASMTSLASSFSSLVTLNSVNYIGHTVEAKTNTAELTNGSATFGYSFTSAASNVAIAIQDSSGNTVWSGKGTGNAGSNTFTWNGQTTNGTQLSNGGQYTIQVTATDSAGNSLLSYTTMTGTVTGIDASGSTPSLLVNGIPVSAANIIGVTS, via the coding sequence ATGACCGTTTCTTCGGCAACCTCTGCTGCAGCCTCCGCCGCCTCGAGCTCGTCGACCAGCGCGTCGATGGGGATGAGCTCGACCGACTTCCTCAACCTGCTCGTCAGCGAGCTGCAGAACCAGGATCCGCTGAACGCCACCAGCACGACCGACTTCATCAATCAGCTCACCTCCTACGCCAACTTCACCGAGCAGCAGTCGACCAACGCCAGCATGACGTCGCTCGCGAGCTCGTTCTCGAGCCTCGTGACGCTCAACTCGGTGAACTACATCGGCCACACCGTCGAGGCGAAGACCAATACGGCAGAACTGACCAACGGCTCGGCGACCTTCGGCTACTCGTTCACCTCGGCCGCTTCCAACGTCGCGATCGCGATCCAGGACTCCTCAGGCAACACGGTGTGGAGCGGCAAGGGGACCGGCAACGCCGGCTCGAACACCTTCACCTGGAACGGCCAGACCACGAACGGCACCCAGCTCAGCAATGGCGGCCAGTACACGATCCAGGTGACTGCGACCGACTCCGCCGGAAACTCGCTGCTCAGCTACACGACGATGACGGGAACGGTGACCGGGATCGACGCCTCCGGCTCGACACCCTCGCTGCTCGTGAACGGCATCCCCGTCAGCGCCGCCAACATCATCGGCGTCACGTCCTGA